One Streptomyces sp. 840.1 genomic window, GGGAGGAGGCCCCGCTCGCCCTCGGCGCCACCGAGACGATTCCGCTCGTCTACGACTTCTGGGGCTTCCCCGAGCACTACTACCAGGTGCGGTACGCCGCGCCGGGTGCACCCCGGCTGGCCGAGAGCGTGCGCAAGCTGCTGCGCGGCGCCGGTACGCCGGTCCAGGACATCCCGGACCGGGGCCTCGACCACGGGGCGTACGTCCCGCTGGTGGAGATGTTCCCGGAGGCCGACATACCGGTGCTGCAGATCTCCATGCCGACGCTGGACCCGCAGAAGCTGATGGAGATCGGCCGCAAGCTCGCGCCGCTGCGCGACGAGGGCGTCCTGATCGTCGGCAGCGGATTCTTCACCCACAACCTGGCCGCGCTGCGGCACCCGGGCGGCGGTACCCCCGGCTGGTCGGCGGAGTTCGACGACTGGGGGAGCCACGCGCTCCGGGCGCAGGACATCGACGCCCTGCTGGACTTCGAGAACAAGTCCCCGGCGGGCCGCCTCGCCCATCCCCGTACCGAGCACTTCGCCCCGCTCTTCGTGACGCTGGGCGCGGCGGAGGGGGAGCTCGACCGGGGGCGCAGCGTGATCGACGGATTCTGGATGGGGCTGGCCAAGCGCTCGCTGCAGTACGGCTGAGGGCTGTCCTCCGCTCGGATCGGGCCGAACGGAAGCGGGCCTGTCCGGGCGGCTTGTTCGCCGGCCGGGCAGGCCCCGCTCCGTGCCATGGGATCAGGGAGCTGGAGGGTTCGGAGCACCGCTGGGATCAGAGCACCGGCGGGTTCAGTTCGATCGAGCGGAGCGCGGCGGCCAGCGCGAGCGGGCCACCGACGTCCAGTGCGGTGTCGGTGAACTTGATGGTGTGGTCGTCTCCGTGGGCGGCGGCCCGCGCGAAGACCTCCTCGGGGGTCAGCCCGGCGGGCGCGGCCGGGTGATCGGCGGGCCGGGCCGGGGAGTACGCGGCGGTGACCGCCGCACTGGCCGCCCACGCGGCGTCCAGGCTCGGCGCCCACAGCTCCCGGGGGAGCGCCGGCAGCGTACGCAGTACGGCGTTGGGCGCGGTCGCGGCGTGCACCAGCATCACCGGCGAGCCGTGCGCGTACGCCGCGTAGCGGTGGGTCGCGGCACGCACCAGCTCCTCCAGCCGGGTCCGGGCGAGGCCGGCGTCGGTCACCGGCTGCGGCGGCCAGAGCGGGAACGCGGTGAGCTGCCCGAGCCGTTCCCGGATGCCGCCGCTCTGGTCCGGCACCCGGTCCACCGCGTCCAGCGCGGCCGCCGCGCCGGATGCCGGGGCGAGCGGGGCCAGCGGGGGGAGCGGCTGGTGGCGGGCGGCCCAGTAGCCGAGGCCGTGGGCGAGTTCCGCGATACGGGGCGCGTTCCCGCTCTTCTCGCCGTTCCCGTCGGAGGCCAGCAGGGTGCGTACGCAGTGGCCGACCCGGATCACCGGGTGGGTGGCGCCGGCCGCGATGCCGGGGAGCAGCCGCGGCCACCACTCCGCGAGGACCTCGCGCCAGGGCCGGTCGGCGGTCTCCCGCTCGAAGTACGCCGTCCAGTCGGCGATCCGGCGCGGGTCGCCCAGGGCCTCGCGCCAGTTGTCCGGGGTCACCTCGGCGAACCGGTCCGGCATGTCCTCCAGTTTCGCCCGGTAGTGGTCCAGCCACCGGTGCACGCCGGGCGCCTGGCCGTGGTGCACCAGTGCCTCGACCGCCATCGGGGCGTGATTGCTCAGCCAGCCGTCCCGCTCGGGGCCGAAGGAGTGAAGCCGTTCCAGTGCCTCGTCGAGCGTGCCGGAGGTGTCGGGTGAGTTGTGCGTCGTGTCGTCCATGCCGCATCACGCTAGGGACCGCGACCGCTCTCCGTAACGGGCTGCGGTCCTAGGGAGGGTCCCGGCTGCGGTCCTAGGGCGGGCCCCGACTCCGGTCCTAGGGCGGGCCCTGCTCCGGTCCTAGGGAGATACGCGAGCGGTCCTGGTCCCCAGGTGTTTCTCGTACCACGCGACGTCCCAGTACCGGCCGAACTTCCGGCCGACCTCCGCGTACGTGCCGAGGTGCCGGAAGCCGAAGCGTTCGTGCAGCCGGACCGAGGCCTCGTTCGGCTGGGCGATGCCCGCGTACGCCCGGTGCAGGTCCTCGCCGGCCAGGGCCTCGAAGAGCGCCGCGTACAGGAGGGTGCCGATGCCGCGCCCGGCGGCGCCGGGGGCGCAGTACGCGCTCACCTCGACGGAGGTGGAGTACGCCGCTTTGGGCCGGAAGGCGCTGCTGGTGGCGTAGCCCAGGAGCCGGGGAGCCGGTCCATCGACATTACGGACATCCTGAGCAACCAGGAGCCGGTGCGGGCCGTCTACAGGGTGGGAGCGCAACCAGGGCAGACGCTGCTCCGGGGTGAAGGGCGCAGTGTCGAATGTGAGGGCGGTCTCACGCACGTAGTGGTTGTAGATGTCCGTGAGGGACTCCAGATCCCTCTCGATACCTGGCCTGACCTGCGCCTCCGTGCCCGGCTGTGTCATGTGCCCTCCCTGGGTGGCGCGACAGGGTACTGCATGATCGCGAAAATGAATGCCAGGCATGGGAATTCTGTCCGGATTCCAGTCGTTGTTTCCATCGGAAGCTGGGCACCCGAAAGGGTGTCGCGACCTACTCAGCAAGGAGCACGCATGGCAACCCGTGCCGTCGCCCGACGTTCGTCCTCCACCGGCGGGACCAACCGGGCAAGCAGTGTTCGCGCCGTGGGCGGGGAGATCGCCGATCGCGACCTGGTCGGCATGTATCTGGATGAGATCGCGCGCACGCCGCTGCTCGATGCCGCCAAGGAGGTCGAGCTGTCGCAGACCGTCGAGGCGGGCGTCTTCGCGCAGCGGATACTCGACGGCGTGGTGGAGAGCGATGCCGGCGGGGCCTCGCGCGAGGAGCTGGAGGCGCTGGTCGCCGACGGCGAGCGCGCCAAGGACGTATTCATCCGGTCCAACCTCCGACTCGTGGTAGCCGTGGCCCGCCGGTACCCGCGGGCCGGGCTTCCCCTGCTCGACCTGATCCAGGAGGGCAACGCGGGCCTGGTGCGGGCGGTCGAGAAGTTCGACTACGCCAAGGGCTTCAAGTTCTCCACGTATGCGACGTGGTGGATCCGGCAGGCCATCACCCGCTCGATAGCCGACCAGTCACGCACCATCCGGCTCCCCGTCCACCTGGTGGAGGAGCTCGGCCGGATCCGCCGGGTGCAGCGCGAGTTCAACCGCGAGCACGGGCGCGACCCGGAGCATGCGGAGATCGCCGCCGAGCTGGATTCCACCACCTCGCGAGTCGGCGACGTGCTGGACTGGGCCCGTGACCCGGTCAGCCTCAACATGTCGGTCGACGACGACGGCGACACGCAGTTCGGAGACCTCCTGGAGGACACCTCCGCGGTGTCCCCCGAGCAGTCGGTGATGACACTGCTGCGCAGCGAGGAACTGGAGGAGCTGATCGGCAGGCTCGACAACCGCACCGCCTCCATCATCCGGATGCGGTACGGAATCGAGGACGGCCGTGAGCGGACGCTGACCGAAGTGGGCAAGCAGCACGGGCTCACCAGGGAGCGAATCCGCCAGATCGAGAAGCACGCACTGCTCGAACTGAAGCGAATGGCTCACGACACGGGCTTTGACGCTGCGGCCTGAGCCCAAGTCCAGTAACCTCCGAATTGGGCCGCTTCATATCGGCCCCCCTGAGCTGAGTCCCGGCGCCCACCCCCCCCTGGCGCCGGGGCTCATCCCTTTTTCCTCATGCTTTTTCCTTCATGTCTTCTCCGGGGGCCCGCCCCCTCGCGCCGCCTGCTGCGCGGCAGACGACGCCGCCGCGCGGGTGAGCCTGCCGCCCAGGTCGTTCAGATACGCCACCAGCTGCGGCGGCCCGTACGCGGTGAATTCGCAGTCGACCATCGCCAGCCGCACCGCCACCCACTCCAGGGAGTCCGACAGCGCCGCCCGCAGCCGGCAGCTGTGCTCACCGGTCGCCTCCAGCGGGCCGATC contains:
- a CDS encoding questin oxidase family protein translates to MDDTTHNSPDTSGTLDEALERLHSFGPERDGWLSNHAPMAVEALVHHGQAPGVHRWLDHYRAKLEDMPDRFAEVTPDNWREALGDPRRIADWTAYFERETADRPWREVLAEWWPRLLPGIAAGATHPVIRVGHCVRTLLASDGNGEKSGNAPRIAELAHGLGYWAARHQPLPPLAPLAPASGAAAALDAVDRVPDQSGGIRERLGQLTAFPLWPPQPVTDAGLARTRLEELVRAATHRYAAYAHGSPVMLVHAATAPNAVLRTLPALPRELWAPSLDAAWAASAAVTAAYSPARPADHPAAPAGLTPEEVFARAAAHGDDHTIKFTDTALDVGGPLALAAALRSIELNPPVL
- a CDS encoding RNA polymerase sigma factor RpoD/SigA encodes the protein MATRAVARRSSSTGGTNRASSVRAVGGEIADRDLVGMYLDEIARTPLLDAAKEVELSQTVEAGVFAQRILDGVVESDAGGASREELEALVADGERAKDVFIRSNLRLVVAVARRYPRAGLPLLDLIQEGNAGLVRAVEKFDYAKGFKFSTYATWWIRQAITRSIADQSRTIRLPVHLVEELGRIRRVQREFNREHGRDPEHAEIAAELDSTTSRVGDVLDWARDPVSLNMSVDDDGDTQFGDLLEDTSAVSPEQSVMTLLRSEELEELIGRLDNRTASIIRMRYGIEDGRERTLTEVGKQHGLTRERIRQIEKHALLELKRMAHDTGFDAAA
- a CDS encoding dioxygenase, with amino-acid sequence MTVTAERMPALYLSHGAPPLADDPVWPGELAAWSAGLPRPTAVLMVSAHWEEAPLALGATETIPLVYDFWGFPEHYYQVRYAAPGAPRLAESVRKLLRGAGTPVQDIPDRGLDHGAYVPLVEMFPEADIPVLQISMPTLDPQKLMEIGRKLAPLRDEGVLIVGSGFFTHNLAALRHPGGGTPGWSAEFDDWGSHALRAQDIDALLDFENKSPAGRLAHPRTEHFAPLFVTLGAAEGELDRGRSVIDGFWMGLAKRSLQYG
- a CDS encoding GNAT family N-acetyltransferase, with product MTQPGTEAQVRPGIERDLESLTDIYNHYVRETALTFDTAPFTPEQRLPWLRSHPVDGPHRLLVAQDVRNVDGPAPRLLGYATSSAFRPKAAYSTSVEVSAYCAPGAAGRGIGTLLYAALFEALAGEDLHRAYAGIAQPNEASVRLHERFGFRHLGTYAEVGRKFGRYWDVAWYEKHLGTRTARVSP